In [Clostridium] cellulosi, one genomic interval encodes:
- a CDS encoding D-isomer specific 2-hydroxyacid dehydrogenase NAD-binding protein (High confidence in function and specificity), with amino-acid sequence MFNIKTMNKISPAGLSQFKPGVYSVSDETEKPDAIIVRSASLHDVEFPDSLKAIARAGAGTNNIPIDKCSEKGIVVFNTPGANANAVKELVIGAFILTARNVIEASNWVQSLKGRGDEVAKLVEKGKSQFVGPEIAGKKLGVIGLGAIGVMVANAAHSLGMEVYGYDPYISLKSAWGISRSIHHAATVNEIYENCDFITIHVPLNNETRGAINAQSIAAMKNGVRIFNFARGELVVTEDIKAALESGKVASYTVDFPCDELLGVKGVIPIPHLGASTPESEDNCAYMAANELIDFLENGTITNSVNFPNVDMPRSGDTRITVVHKNIPNMVTQITGVFSQSNINIENMVNKSKKENAYTILDITGENVDQPVEKLKAINGVIRVRVIH; translated from the coding sequence ATGTTCAATATTAAAACAATGAACAAAATCTCCCCTGCTGGTCTTTCTCAGTTTAAACCGGGAGTTTATTCGGTGTCCGATGAAACTGAAAAGCCGGATGCTATAATTGTTCGCTCCGCCTCGCTGCATGACGTCGAATTTCCTGATTCTTTGAAGGCTATTGCCAGGGCCGGCGCCGGCACTAACAATATTCCAATAGACAAGTGCAGCGAAAAAGGCATTGTCGTTTTCAACACGCCGGGCGCCAACGCAAATGCTGTTAAGGAGCTTGTTATAGGAGCATTTATATTGACTGCCCGCAACGTCATCGAAGCTTCCAACTGGGTACAGAGCCTTAAAGGCAGAGGCGATGAGGTCGCAAAGCTGGTTGAAAAAGGCAAATCACAGTTTGTCGGCCCTGAAATTGCAGGCAAGAAGCTCGGCGTAATCGGACTCGGCGCCATCGGCGTTATGGTTGCCAATGCCGCTCACAGCCTCGGCATGGAAGTCTACGGCTATGACCCGTATATTTCCCTCAAATCCGCATGGGGCATTTCCCGTTCAATCCATCATGCGGCGACGGTAAATGAGATTTATGAAAACTGCGATTTCATCACCATCCATGTACCGCTCAACAATGAGACAAGAGGCGCTATCAATGCACAGTCAATCGCCGCTATGAAGAACGGCGTCCGCATATTCAACTTTGCCCGCGGTGAACTCGTTGTCACTGAGGATATCAAGGCTGCTCTCGAGTCCGGCAAGGTCGCTTCTTATACAGTAGACTTCCCCTGCGACGAGCTGCTTGGTGTTAAAGGTGTTATCCCGATTCCTCACCTCGGCGCTTCTACCCCTGAGTCGGAGGACAACTGTGCATATATGGCGGCAAACGAGCTTATCGACTTCCTCGAGAACGGTACTATAACCAATTCCGTCAACTTCCCGAATGTCGATATGCCGCGTTCAGGCGATACCCGTATCACCGTTGTTCACAAGAATATCCCGAACATGGTCACTCAGATAACTGGCGTATTCTCGCAGTCAAATATCAATATCGAAAATATGGTCAACAAGTCAAAGAAAGAAAACGCTTACACAATTCTCGATATAACCGGCGAGAATGTCGACCAGCCTGTAGAAAAACTCAAAGCTATCAACGGCGTAATCCGCGTAAGGGTTATCCACTGA
- a CDS encoding hypothetical protein (High confidence in function and specificity): protein MGRRPDGYHELSTIMQSVDISDTVSIHRDSVISVDCSDPTLCGSDNLAYRAAALFFEAAGISEGAKIEIQKQIPKAAGLAGGSADAAAVIVGLNVLYETGYDLNKLCELGVKAGADVPFCIVGGTLLARGIGEKLSEVPPLPDCCIVVVKKGEKASTGSLYAQFDEHGARKRPDNVAMLKALEAKDIKEIGRCLCNVFEELVPESYATKQLMLEYGAVGSALSGSGPSVFGIFEDIEKAKNCHKNFDQFSKICSPARSGCDIIRVV, encoded by the coding sequence GTGGGAAGGCGCCCCGACGGCTACCATGAGTTATCTACTATCATGCAATCTGTTGACATTTCTGACACAGTGAGCATCCACCGTGATAGCGTTATATCGGTGGATTGCTCGGACCCGACGCTTTGCGGTAGTGATAACCTGGCTTACCGTGCGGCGGCGCTGTTTTTTGAGGCCGCTGGGATTTCCGAAGGCGCTAAAATAGAGATTCAGAAACAAATTCCGAAGGCAGCCGGACTTGCGGGCGGAAGTGCCGACGCCGCAGCGGTGATTGTAGGGCTTAATGTGCTGTATGAAACAGGTTATGACTTAAATAAACTATGTGAATTAGGCGTCAAAGCGGGCGCTGACGTGCCGTTCTGCATTGTCGGCGGAACTTTGCTCGCCCGCGGCATAGGTGAAAAACTGTCTGAGGTGCCGCCGCTTCCTGATTGCTGCATTGTAGTTGTAAAAAAGGGAGAAAAGGCCTCAACAGGTTCTCTATACGCGCAGTTCGACGAACATGGGGCAAGAAAAAGGCCGGATAATGTTGCTATGCTCAAAGCGCTTGAAGCGAAAGATATCAAAGAAATAGGCCGTTGCCTCTGCAACGTCTTTGAGGAACTTGTTCCTGAAAGCTATGCGACAAAACAGCTTATGCTGGAGTACGGCGCTGTCGGAAGTGCCCTCAGCGGAAGCGGACCTTCTGTTTTTGGAATCTTTGAAGATATAGAGAAAGCCAAGAATTGCCATAAAAATTTTGACCAATTTTCAAAAATATGTTCCCCTGCGCGCTCAGGTTGTGATATAATTAGAGTAGTTTAA
- the serC gene encoding Phosphoserine aminotransferase (High confidence in function and specificity) → MKRVYNFSAGPSMLPEPVLKRAAEEMLDYKGSGQSVMEMSHRSKIFESIITECEERLRRVMHIPSNYKVLFLQGGASSQFAMIPLNLMNGSGRADFVITGQWAKKAFAEASRYGKCTAVASSADKTFTYIPKLDPSTFDKDADYFYICLNNTIYGTKWTELPETGDVPLVADISSCILSEPLDVSKFGLLFAGAQKNIGPAGLTVVIIREDLVGHARDITPTMFNYQTHVDHNSMYNTPPCYSIYICKLVLEWLEEMGGVEKMAEINREKAKILYDFLDSSKLFHGTVEKEYRSLMNVPFVTGNDELDKKFVKEAEAAGFVNLKGHRTVGGMRASIYNAMPIQGVKDLVAFMKDFEAKNA, encoded by the coding sequence GTGAAAAGAGTTTACAACTTTTCTGCCGGCCCGTCGATGCTGCCTGAGCCAGTCCTTAAACGTGCTGCTGAGGAGATGCTTGATTACAAGGGTTCAGGACAATCTGTAATGGAAATGTCCCACAGATCCAAGATCTTTGAAAGCATCATTACAGAATGTGAAGAAAGATTACGCCGTGTAATGCACATTCCGTCAAACTATAAGGTATTATTCCTGCAGGGTGGCGCCTCAAGCCAGTTCGCCATGATTCCGCTGAACCTGATGAACGGCAGCGGACGCGCTGATTTCGTTATTACTGGCCAGTGGGCCAAAAAGGCTTTTGCTGAAGCTTCAAGATATGGAAAATGCACAGCAGTTGCATCATCCGCTGATAAAACTTTCACTTATATCCCGAAGCTCGACCCGTCTACATTTGACAAGGATGCGGACTATTTCTACATATGCCTGAACAACACTATTTACGGAACAAAGTGGACTGAACTGCCCGAAACAGGCGACGTTCCGCTGGTTGCCGATATTTCCTCCTGCATTCTTTCCGAACCCCTTGATGTCTCTAAGTTCGGTCTCCTTTTTGCGGGCGCTCAGAAGAATATCGGGCCTGCCGGCCTTACTGTTGTTATTATCCGTGAGGACCTCGTCGGTCACGCCCGTGATATAACTCCCACTATGTTCAATTACCAAACACACGTCGACCACAATTCCATGTATAACACTCCTCCATGCTATTCAATCTACATCTGCAAACTCGTTCTCGAATGGCTTGAAGAGATGGGCGGTGTAGAGAAGATGGCTGAGATCAACCGCGAAAAAGCAAAGATTCTTTATGATTTCCTCGACTCTTCTAAGTTGTTCCACGGAACAGTCGAGAAAGAGTACCGTTCGCTCATGAACGTTCCTTTCGTCACCGGAAACGACGAACTCGACAAGAAGTTTGTCAAAGAAGCTGAAGCTGCGGGCTTTGTGAACCTCAAAGGCCACCGTACCGTCGGCGGTATGCGCGCGAGCATTTATAACGCCATGCCGATTCAAGGCGTTAAGGACCTCGTTGCGTTCATGAAGGATTTTGAAGCTAAGAATGCCTAA
- the yugH gene encoding putative aminotransferase YugH (High confidence in function and specificity), producing MLDYQSIISSTVRDMRPSGIRKFFDLVSEMDDVISLGVGEPDFATPWHIRSAGIYSLEKGKTWYTSNAGLSELREAISEYLDRRFNISYNAKNEVLITVGGSEAIDICIRSLVKPGDEVIIPQPCFVCYEPLVTLAGGTPVIIQTRAEDKFRLTPQQLKRAITPRTKLLILPFPNNPTGAVMRRSDLEAIAEVLRGTNIMILSDEIYAELTYNGKHVSIASIDGMKERTILVSGFSKAYAMTGWRLGYACGPSPVIAAMHKVHQYAIMCAPTTSQYAAIEAMKNGDEDIERMVSEYDMRRRLLVNGLNKIGLDCFEPEGAFYVFPSIKRSGLSSEQFCKKLLFEKRLAVVPGTAFGDSGEGFVRISYSYSLNHLCEALKRLECFMSGLNKNN from the coding sequence GTGTTAGATTATCAGTCAATTATATCAAGTACAGTGAGAGACATGAGGCCGTCAGGGATACGCAAATTTTTTGATTTAGTGTCTGAAATGGATGATGTTATCTCACTGGGGGTCGGTGAACCTGACTTTGCCACCCCATGGCATATACGTTCAGCGGGTATTTATTCGCTGGAGAAAGGAAAAACATGGTATACGTCAAACGCCGGCTTGTCTGAGCTCCGCGAGGCCATAAGTGAGTATCTTGACCGGCGCTTTAACATAAGTTACAACGCAAAAAACGAAGTGCTCATTACTGTCGGCGGCAGTGAAGCTATTGATATTTGTATCCGCTCACTTGTAAAACCGGGCGACGAGGTTATAATACCCCAGCCGTGTTTCGTCTGCTATGAACCTCTGGTTACGCTGGCGGGAGGAACTCCTGTTATTATACAGACGAGAGCGGAGGATAAATTCCGCCTAACACCTCAGCAGCTCAAAAGAGCCATTACACCGAGGACAAAACTGCTTATCCTGCCTTTTCCAAACAACCCGACCGGTGCGGTAATGCGCCGCAGCGACTTGGAAGCAATCGCGGAGGTGCTGCGGGGCACCAATATAATGATACTGTCCGATGAAATCTACGCCGAGCTTACATATAACGGAAAGCATGTTTCTATTGCCTCAATAGACGGCATGAAGGAACGCACAATATTAGTCAGCGGATTTTCAAAGGCTTACGCGATGACCGGCTGGAGGCTGGGATATGCCTGTGGCCCGTCGCCAGTGATTGCCGCGATGCATAAGGTTCATCAGTACGCTATTATGTGCGCCCCCACGACCTCGCAGTATGCCGCAATCGAAGCGATGAAAAACGGCGATGAAGACATAGAACGCATGGTTTCTGAATATGATATGCGCAGGCGGCTTCTTGTCAACGGGCTTAATAAAATCGGTCTCGATTGTTTTGAGCCCGAGGGCGCGTTTTATGTTTTCCCGTCGATTAAAAGGTCAGGGCTTTCGTCAGAGCAGTTCTGCAAAAAATTATTGTTTGAAAAGCGCCTTGCCGTAGTGCCGGGCACTGCGTTCGGCGACAGCGGTGAAGGTTTTGTGCGCATTTCGTATTCATATTCGCTCAACCATTTATGTGAAGCTCTCAAACGGCTTGAATGCTTTATGAGTGGACTCAATAAAAATAATTAA
- a CDS encoding hypothetical protein (Family membership), which translates to MFSVTPQLFFLMGLSPVICIFLAIWIIKSSSGISILPKAELIKFAFIAYIMVICSLSFFPVAYDTSLDAPQYTPQNFNLVPFHTIVGVCSVFFAKEFSFYYKVSIFGYNIASNLFLFIPLGFLLPSVNKKFIKKSLTAIFSILFSCIIEAIQYAETSFGLAPGVGADIDDVILNLLGTLLGLIMWISFYSSKKNLLQKG; encoded by the coding sequence ATGTTCAGCGTAACTCCACAACTATTCTTTCTTATGGGGTTGTCGCCGGTTATCTGTATATTTTTAGCCATTTGGATAATTAAGTCCTCGTCTGGAATAAGCATCTTGCCTAAAGCTGAATTAATAAAGTTCGCCTTTATAGCTTATATAATGGTTATCTGTTCGCTGAGCTTTTTTCCAGTCGCCTACGATACAAGCCTCGACGCGCCGCAGTATACACCGCAAAACTTTAACCTTGTCCCGTTCCACACCATAGTTGGGGTCTGCAGCGTCTTTTTTGCCAAAGAATTCTCATTTTATTATAAAGTCAGCATATTCGGCTATAACATCGCTTCAAACCTGTTTCTTTTTATTCCGCTCGGTTTTTTGCTGCCGTCCGTCAATAAAAAATTCATTAAAAAATCTCTCACCGCCATTTTTTCTATCTTGTTTTCATGCATAATTGAAGCAATACAATATGCAGAAACTTCTTTTGGACTTGCCCCCGGTGTCGGAGCAGATATTGATGATGTTATCCTCAACCTCTTAGGCACCCTTCTTGGGCTGATTATGTGGATTAGTTTTTATTCTTCTAAGAAAAATTTACTGCAAAAGGGCTGA
- a CDS encoding stage II sporulation protein R (High confidence in function and specificity): MKLFKVEKAVLLGLMITVIAASLSSFSVFAKQCSDIRGKVLRLHIIANSDSKADQQLKLNVRDRILRESQELFIAADNKEEAEENVREKLPEIIKIAQDEVKREGFNYKVNAQLVNMYFTTRKYDNITLPAGYYDAVRITIGEAKGHNWWCVLFPSLCIPASSEEQKQEISDVLSPDEENIVENSDKPDIKIKFKVVELFEQCDDFLKTFRDNVFSQ, encoded by the coding sequence ATGAAATTATTTAAAGTTGAAAAAGCTGTTTTGCTGGGATTAATGATAACGGTCATTGCGGCGTCTCTGTCAAGTTTTTCTGTTTTTGCGAAACAATGCAGCGATATAAGGGGCAAGGTCCTGCGTCTGCATATTATAGCTAATTCCGATAGTAAAGCCGACCAGCAGTTAAAACTCAATGTACGTGACAGGATTTTACGCGAATCGCAGGAGCTCTTTATTGCTGCCGACAATAAAGAAGAAGCTGAAGAAAACGTCAGAGAGAAACTTCCTGAAATCATAAAAATTGCCCAAGATGAGGTCAAGAGGGAAGGCTTCAATTATAAAGTAAATGCTCAGCTAGTCAACATGTACTTCACAACGAGGAAGTACGATAACATTACACTACCCGCTGGGTATTATGATGCGGTTCGGATAACAATAGGGGAGGCAAAAGGTCATAACTGGTGGTGTGTGCTGTTCCCATCGCTCTGCATACCAGCGTCATCCGAAGAGCAGAAACAGGAAATCAGTGATGTGCTGTCTCCGGACGAGGAAAATATAGTTGAAAACTCGGACAAGCCAGATATCAAAATAAAATTTAAAGTTGTTGAACTTTTCGAGCAGTGCGATGATTTTCTAAAAACATTTCGGGATAATGTTTTCTCGCAGTAA
- a CDS encoding transcriptional regulator, AsnC family (High confidence in function and specificity) has translation MDKLLSLIEENAKLSDEQLAAMLNRDVEEVRRQIREYEKSGLIKGYKALIDWEKADKETVTAFIEVKVSPQRDYGFEQVAERIMQFEEVESVYLMSGGFDLAVTVRGNSFKEVAMFVAERLSPLDNVLSTATHFILRRYKDKGVVFGSEKPDERGRISLC, from the coding sequence ATGGACAAACTTCTGTCACTTATTGAGGAGAACGCAAAGCTTTCCGACGAACAACTTGCGGCAATGCTTAACAGGGACGTCGAGGAAGTCCGAAGGCAGATACGGGAGTATGAGAAATCAGGGCTTATCAAGGGTTATAAAGCGCTGATTGACTGGGAGAAAGCAGATAAGGAAACTGTCACGGCGTTCATTGAGGTCAAGGTATCACCGCAGCGCGATTACGGATTCGAGCAGGTTGCCGAGCGCATAATGCAGTTTGAGGAAGTTGAAAGTGTTTATCTGATGTCAGGAGGATTTGACCTTGCTGTCACTGTCCGCGGCAACTCTTTCAAAGAGGTTGCCATGTTCGTTGCGGAAAGGCTATCCCCGCTTGACAATGTGCTGTCGACTGCAACGCATTTCATTCTCCGCAGATACAAGGATAAAGGCGTGGTGTTCGGCTCAGAAAAGCCTGATGAGAGAGGAAGGATCTCACTGTGTTAG
- a CDS encoding hypothetical protein (Family membership): MQYLKESVRNNIINSAIEEFRINGYKGASMRKIASKADIVSGNIYRYFKNKEDLFDSTIGYIYGEVSQVMKSIKKEISDFNLTSTELSSIDVLKKICEGVARISSKHPLELYILLDKSEGTKYAECKSEVIYMVFETLQKVYLVERRKKGLELKDNFMFQVLSSAFVDGMCLILKSGKNAEEMERLIYKWMMLMFLDIDKRLQ, from the coding sequence ATGCAATACCTTAAAGAAAGTGTTAGAAACAATATAATCAATTCGGCAATTGAAGAATTCAGAATAAATGGTTATAAAGGCGCTTCAATGAGAAAAATAGCGTCAAAAGCGGATATAGTCAGCGGAAATATATATCGATATTTTAAGAACAAAGAAGATCTTTTTGACAGTACAATTGGTTACATTTATGGTGAAGTCAGCCAAGTGATGAAAAGTATTAAAAAAGAAATATCAGACTTTAATCTAACTTCAACTGAACTTAGCAGTATCGATGTGCTGAAAAAAATCTGTGAAGGGGTCGCCCGGATATCGTCCAAACACCCATTGGAGCTTTATATTCTCCTTGATAAAAGTGAAGGCACAAAATATGCCGAATGTAAGTCTGAAGTTATTTATATGGTATTTGAAACGCTGCAAAAGGTTTACCTTGTTGAAAGAAGGAAAAAGGGATTAGAGCTAAAAGACAATTTTATGTTTCAAGTTCTTTCGTCAGCTTTTGTGGATGGCATGTGTCTAATACTTAAGTCAGGAAAAAACGCAGAGGAAATGGAAAGACTGATTTATAAATGGATGATGCTGATGTTCCTCGATATTGACAAAAGACTGCAATAG
- a CDS encoding hypothetical protein (High confidence in function and specificity): MDSLVFEYNFWLQILGDHARFIYFSLAPSETERINKAKQFIHTFDQLLDESKAAAPTDEFKQKVISAIQELREFKLSLLTLTLKSRVVIHLSSTFFNHMLNELEEFLLTLSNLQNGQPPVFHPLHYNVLWLSDGMGHAAAVSASLDEIENNKIEESKAYEKTFTNLYLKSIEMSGFTRTKLMNFPSLQMLNRQAYFEMIGFKDFLIEIRNARTNATLLGTLMPLMADHMAREECYYLTKLALSDGSLEMPDCNPARARVDV; this comes from the coding sequence TTGGATTCGTTGGTATTCGAATATAATTTCTGGCTGCAGATTTTAGGCGACCATGCGAGATTTATTTATTTTTCTCTGGCACCCAGCGAGACCGAGCGCATAAATAAAGCGAAACAGTTCATACATACCTTTGACCAGTTGCTGGATGAGTCAAAGGCGGCTGCGCCGACGGATGAATTCAAACAAAAGGTCATCTCGGCGATACAAGAGCTCCGCGAGTTTAAACTGAGCCTGCTGACATTGACGTTGAAGTCAAGAGTAGTGATACACCTGTCCTCGACCTTCTTTAATCATATGCTCAATGAGCTCGAAGAATTTTTATTGACCCTTTCAAATTTGCAGAACGGTCAGCCCCCAGTATTTCATCCATTGCATTATAATGTTTTGTGGCTTTCCGACGGCATGGGCCACGCGGCGGCGGTTTCGGCCAGCCTTGACGAGATTGAAAATAATAAGATAGAAGAAAGCAAGGCTTATGAAAAGACATTTACAAATCTGTATTTAAAATCAATCGAAATGAGCGGCTTTACACGCACAAAACTTATGAATTTCCCGTCGTTGCAGATGCTGAACCGTCAGGCTTACTTTGAAATGATCGGGTTTAAGGATTTTCTGATTGAAATAAGAAACGCCAGAACGAACGCAACGCTTCTCGGAACGTTAATGCCACTTATGGCAGACCATATGGCGAGGGAAGAGTGTTACTACCTCACAAAACTTGCTTTGTCCGACGGCAGCTTAGAGATGCCGGACTGCAACCCAGCGCGGGCACGGGTTGATGTGTAA
- a CDS encoding hypothetical protein (High confidence in function and specificity) encodes MDRVSAVRCETYDIDKLDKIIENQFQEFEKEKPLIKAGDKVVIKPNLIMRSRPENAATTHPELIAAIIRAVKRRGGNPIIAESPGGPYTKQYLHSIYNGTGIAAVAEREGAELNFDTGSVEVPTNGGKKVNTFEIINPIANADVVISAAKLKTHAQMTYSGAVKNLFGSIPGLKKPEFHYRFQNVPDFAAMLVDLCETIKPAISFIDGIVGMEGNGPTGGTPKKLGVIFAGTNPYAVDLVATAAIGFKAGDIPVLADAISRGLCPQDITGVELCGDGADAFGKFKVPDSVSLDFLAGFPEFIRKPLNKLCTPKPVIVKKKCIGCGKCAESCPQHTIEIKDRKAVIDYSKCIKCFCCHEMCPKQAINIKRFRLFGKRG; translated from the coding sequence ATGGATAGGGTCTCTGCAGTTCGCTGCGAAACTTATGATATAGATAAACTTGATAAGATTATTGAAAACCAGTTTCAGGAATTTGAGAAGGAGAAGCCGCTAATCAAGGCAGGGGACAAGGTGGTAATCAAGCCAAACCTTATCATGCGGAGTCGGCCGGAGAATGCGGCTACAACACACCCGGAACTTATTGCGGCTATAATAAGGGCGGTCAAAAGGCGCGGTGGCAATCCGATTATAGCCGAAAGCCCCGGCGGCCCTTATACCAAACAGTATCTTCATTCCATATATAATGGGACGGGGATTGCTGCAGTTGCGGAAAGAGAAGGCGCAGAGCTTAATTTTGACACAGGTTCCGTTGAAGTCCCCACAAACGGCGGGAAAAAGGTTAATACTTTTGAGATAATTAACCCTATTGCAAACGCCGATGTAGTTATCTCTGCGGCAAAGCTCAAAACGCATGCACAGATGACCTATTCGGGAGCGGTAAAAAATCTTTTCGGCTCCATTCCCGGGCTGAAAAAACCGGAATTTCATTATCGGTTTCAAAATGTTCCGGATTTTGCCGCAATGCTGGTTGATTTGTGCGAGACAATAAAGCCCGCCATATCATTTATTGACGGCATTGTCGGCATGGAGGGAAACGGCCCGACAGGAGGCACCCCAAAGAAACTGGGAGTAATATTTGCCGGTACAAATCCGTATGCGGTTGACCTTGTCGCGACTGCTGCCATAGGATTTAAGGCGGGCGATATCCCGGTGCTTGCCGACGCCATCAGCCGTGGGCTTTGCCCGCAGGATATTACAGGGGTTGAATTGTGCGGAGACGGCGCAGACGCATTCGGGAAATTTAAGGTACCTGACAGCGTTTCCCTTGATTTTCTCGCTGGTTTTCCAGAGTTTATAAGAAAACCGCTGAATAAGTTGTGTACGCCTAAGCCGGTTATCGTAAAAAAGAAATGTATTGGCTGCGGAAAATGTGCCGAAAGCTGTCCGCAGCATACGATTGAGATAAAGGACCGCAAGGCAGTAATTGACTATTCAAAATGCATCAAGTGCTTCTGCTGCCATGAGATGTGCCCGAAACAGGCAATTAATATTAAGCGGTTCAGACTGTTCGGCAAGAGAGGGTGA